Proteins encoded in a region of the Quercus lobata isolate SW786 chromosome 8, ValleyOak3.0 Primary Assembly, whole genome shotgun sequence genome:
- the LOC115957104 gene encoding uncharacterized protein LOC115957104 — protein sequence MDLEALIWFQEVEEAGVFSDWESFVLALHVRFGTSAYDDPMEVLTRLRQTLTVALYKAEFEVVSNKVKGLSPLHKLSYFLSGLKDEIRLPVRMLNPQSLNEAFGLAKIQEEYVWSSKKSIRYQQESGNTSILGLPKSNAVLDTKPKIPIKRITPVQMDERRKKGLCYNCDEKRGPRHKCKNVKLFLLEGMDIIPKLQSGVQITEVDEEVGSDLNKPIEQEEDVGITLYALTKTPTPGTMRVRGKINGSGLVILVDISNTHNFVDALLVSSLQLKVDVSRILEVKVANGIVVRTQGFCNSVPVCVQGVEFCVQFHVLALGGCDAVLGTQWLSTLGVIYWDFQFLTMKFHYKDQQVLVQGLSPPSGTFFMDCNQLLKGSVRKGFLLQITPAAGVVLEDTVPIEVELLLQEFGEVFETPTGLPPVRGHEHQITLMEGSQPVCQRPYRYPFYQKNEIEKIVRKLLFVGSIKNSTSPFASPVLLVSKVDGSWRMCNDYRALNNITMKDKFPIPVIDELLDELNGAIIFYKLDLRSGYHQIKMKEEDVPKTAFKTHEGIMSYYRKFVKGYGQIAAPLTTLLKNDAFSWSKESKQAFQQLKAAMVQPPMLALPNFDNTFVIECDALRKRLGAVLMQQGRPIAFNSQALKSRNLALSTYEKELLALVTAVKRWKAYLVGKDNLVADALSRKVETEDDLASDVLSSKAKSVNLTFEDDLDS from the exons ATGGACTTGGAGGCATTGATTTGGTTCCAAGAAGTAGAAGAAGCAGGGGTGTTCTCTGATTGGGAATCATTTGTACTAGCTTTACATGTGAGATTTGGGACTAGTGCTTATGATGATCCTATGGAGGTGTTGACCAGGTTGAGGCAAACTTTAACTGTGGCCTTGTATAAGGCAGAATTTGAAGTTGTGTCTAACAAAGTCAAGGGCCTTTCTCCTTTACATAAGCTCAGCTACTTCTTGAGTGGTTTAAAGGATGAAATAAGATTACCTGTAAGAATGCTCAATCCTCAATCCTTGAATGAAGCTTTTGGACTAGCCAAGATTCAAGAAGAATATGTGTGGAGCAGCAAGAAGAGCATCAGGTACCAACAAGAATCAGGTAACACTTCCATTCTTGGtttacctaaaagtaatgcaGTGTTAGATACTAAGCCAAAAATACCAATTAAGAGAATTACTCCTGTTCAAATGGAtgaaaggagaaagaaaggGTTGTGTTATAATTGTGATGAGAAAAGGGGGCCTAGGCATAAGtgtaaaaatgttaaattgttTCTTTTAGAGGGAATGGATATAATACCAAAACTGCAATCTGGAGTGCAAATTACTGAGGTGGATGAGGAAGTGGGCAGTGATCTTAATAAACCAATTGAACAAGAAGAAGATGTGGGAATTACATTGTATGCTTTAACTAAAACTCCTACACCAGGCACTATGAGGGTTAGGGGCAAGATTAATGGCAGTGGGTTAGTGATACTTGTTGACATAAGTAATACTCATAATTTTGTGGATGCATTATTGGTCTCTAGTCTACAGTTAAAGGTTGATGTTTCAAGAATTTTGGAGGTTAAGGTGGCTAATGGTATTGTGGTGAGAACTCAAGGTTTTTGTAATAGTGTACCAGTGTGTGTGCAAGGAGTGGAATTTTGTGTTCAATTTCATGTTTTGGCATTAGGGGGTTGTGATGCTGTGTTGGGCACTCAGTGGTTGAGTACTTTGGGTGTGATATATTgggattttcagtttttaactaTGAAATTCCATTATAAGGATCAACAGGTCTTGGTGCAGGGTTTAAGTCCCCCTTCAGGCACTTTTTTCATGGATTGTAATCAGTTGCTCAAGGGATCAGTGAGGAAGGGTTTTCTACTTCAAATCACTCCTGCAGCTGGTGTGGTGTTGGAAGATACTGTGCCTATAGAAGTGGAGTTGTTATTACAGGAATTTGGAGAGGTTTTTGAGACTCCTACAGGTCTACCACCTGTGAGGGGTCATGAACACCAGATCACTCTCATGGAGGGCTCTCAGCCAGTCTGCCAGAGACCCTATAGATACCCTTTCTAtcaaaagaatgaaattgaGAAGATTGTGAGAAAGCTGTTGTTTGTTGGGTCAATCAAAAATAGCACTAGTCCTTTTGCTTCACCTGTCTTGTTAGTAAGTAAGGTAGATGGGTCTTGGAGGATGTGCAATGATTATAGAGCATTGAATAACATCACTATGAAGGATAAGTTTCCAATTCCAGTTATTGATGAGTTGTTAGATGAGTTGAATGGAGCAATTATCTTTTACAAGCTTGATTTGAGATCAGGGTACCATCAAATCAAGATGAAGGAGGAGGATGTGCCTAAAACAGCCTTCAAAACACATGAGGGCATTATGA GTTACTATAGAAAATTTGTTAAGGGATATGGTCAGATTGCTGCTCCCTTAACTACACTATTGAAGAATGATGCATTTTCTTGGTCTAAAGAGTCTAAGCAAGCTTTCCAACAATTGAAGGCTGCCATGGTTCAACCACCTATGTTAGCTCTCCCAAATTTTGATAATACATTTGTCATAGAGTGTGATGCCTTAAGAAAAAGGCTGGGAGCAGTCTTGATGCAGCAAGGCAGGCCTATTGCCTTTAATAGCCAAGCCCTCAAAAGTAGGAATTTGGCCTTATCTACTTATGAAAAGGAGTTATTGGCTCTGGTTACTGCTGTCAAAAGGTGGAAAGCTTACTTGGTTG GTAAGGATAACCTTGTGGCTGATGCATTGTCTAGGAAAGTTGAAACTGAGGATGATTTGGCTTCAGATGTGCTGTCTAGCAAGGCTAAATCTGTGAATCTTACTTTTGAGGATGATTTGGACTCTTAA